One genomic region from Leifsonia sp. Root1293 encodes:
- the ftsE gene encoding cell division ATP-binding protein FtsE yields the protein MIRFDNVSKKYPGTSRPALNSIDLEILRGEFVFLVGASGSGKSSCLRLMLKEEKPSTGSIHVLGQDLGSISNRKVPYFRRNLGVVFQDFRLLPNKTVAANVAFTLQVIGKSRGFIQEAVPDTLKMVGLEEKAQRLPHELSGGEQQRVAIARAIVNKPQVLLADEPTGNLDPVTSAGIMTLLERINASGTTIVMATHEAGIVDQMKRRVIELSAGQIVRDERRGGYGATTAIPVVQDGQSAPAAPVVHPAEAPVAVGAGGAASVAQTPLVEQAPAAAAPKVPTSVMENAQPLYIEPEVTDEVTDAAAAITAAATSSIPIVPVEPPPTTMSRPVLPVATESDVPALTLAEKLGLRAPGAKTNDTGEQEVGPTR from the coding sequence ATGATTCGCTTCGACAACGTCTCCAAGAAGTACCCGGGCACCAGCAGGCCGGCGCTGAACAGCATCGACCTCGAGATTCTTCGGGGCGAGTTCGTGTTCCTCGTCGGCGCCTCGGGCTCTGGCAAGTCCAGCTGTCTGCGCCTGATGCTCAAGGAGGAGAAGCCGAGCACCGGCTCCATCCACGTGCTCGGCCAGGACCTCGGCTCCATCTCGAACCGCAAGGTTCCCTACTTCCGGCGCAATCTCGGGGTCGTCTTCCAGGACTTCCGCCTGCTGCCGAACAAGACCGTTGCGGCGAACGTGGCGTTCACCCTCCAGGTGATCGGCAAGTCGCGCGGCTTCATCCAGGAGGCCGTGCCGGACACGCTCAAGATGGTCGGACTCGAGGAGAAGGCCCAGCGCCTGCCCCACGAGCTCTCCGGTGGTGAGCAGCAGCGCGTTGCCATCGCCCGCGCCATCGTCAACAAGCCCCAGGTGCTCCTCGCCGACGAGCCGACGGGAAACCTCGACCCCGTCACCAGCGCCGGAATCATGACCCTGCTCGAGCGCATCAACGCCTCAGGCACCACCATCGTCATGGCCACGCACGAGGCCGGCATCGTCGACCAGATGAAGCGCCGCGTGATCGAGCTCTCGGCCGGCCAGATCGTGCGCGACGAGCGCCGTGGCGGCTACGGGGCCACCACGGCGATTCCCGTCGTGCAGGACGGCCAGTCAGCGCCCGCTGCGCCGGTTGTCCACCCGGCCGAGGCTCCCGTCGCGGTCGGAGCCGGTGGGGCCGCATCCGTCGCCCAGACTCCGCTCGTCGAGCAGGCGCCAGCAGCCGCGGCTCCCAAGGTGCCGACCTCGGTCATGGAGAACGCGCAGCCTCTCTACATCGAGCCGGAGGTCACCGATGAGGTGACGGATGCCGCCGCCGCGATCACCGCCGCCGCGACCAGCTCGATCCCCATCGTTCCCGTCGAGCCGCCGCCCACGACCATGTCGCGGCCGGTGCTGCCTGTCGCGACCGAGAGTGACGTGCCCGCGTTGACCCTGGCCGAGAAGCTCGGCCTCAGGGCACCGGGTGCGAAGACCAATGACACCGGTGAGCAGGAAGTTGGGCCGACCCGATGA
- the ftsX gene encoding permease-like cell division protein FtsX, with translation MRLGLVLTEAANGLRRNASMVVSVVLVTFISLTFVGTAVLMQMQIGQMKDYWYDRAQVAVYMCTDISGSSNENCVGGEANEEQLAAIKAELEGPTLSPFIKKFYFEDHDQAYENFQKQFKDNPVSAYVTPDQLNQTYWVNLKDVSQADVLVESLSALPGVEAVTDQRSYLDQIFAVLNAASFTAIAIAAIMLVAAALLIATTIRLSAYSRRRELGIMRLVGASNRFIQTPFVLEGIFAALIGSLLAGGAIWAIVHFFIQGWLKDRLQLTSFVTEGSALVVAPILLLVGIILAAFSANFAITRYLKV, from the coding sequence ATGAGACTCGGTCTCGTACTCACTGAGGCCGCGAACGGCCTGCGACGCAACGCCTCCATGGTGGTCTCCGTCGTGCTCGTCACCTTCATCTCGCTCACCTTCGTGGGCACGGCCGTGCTCATGCAGATGCAGATCGGCCAGATGAAGGACTACTGGTACGACCGCGCCCAGGTGGCCGTCTACATGTGCACCGACATCTCGGGCTCCTCGAACGAGAACTGCGTCGGCGGTGAGGCGAACGAGGAGCAGCTCGCGGCCATCAAGGCCGAACTCGAAGGCCCGACGCTGTCGCCGTTCATCAAGAAGTTCTACTTCGAGGACCACGACCAGGCCTACGAGAACTTCCAGAAGCAGTTCAAGGACAACCCGGTCTCGGCCTACGTCACTCCTGATCAGCTCAACCAGACCTACTGGGTGAACCTCAAGGACGTGTCCCAAGCCGACGTGCTCGTCGAGAGCCTCTCCGCCCTGCCCGGCGTCGAGGCTGTCACCGACCAGCGCAGCTACCTCGACCAGATCTTCGCCGTGCTGAACGCCGCCAGCTTCACGGCCATCGCCATCGCGGCGATCATGCTGGTCGCCGCCGCCCTGCTCATCGCCACGACGATCCGCCTGTCGGCGTACTCCCGTCGGCGTGAGCTCGGCATCATGCGCCTCGTCGGTGCGTCCAACAGGTTCATCCAGACGCCGTTCGTGCTCGAGGGCATCTTCGCGGCGCTCATCGGGTCGCTGCTCGCGGGTGGGGCCATCTGGGCCATCGTGCACTTCTTCATCCAGGGCTGGCTGAAGGACCGCCTGCAGCTGACGTCGTTCGTGACGGAGGGAAGCGCGCTCGTGGTCGCGCCGATCCTGCTGCTCGTCGGCATCATCCTGGCGGCGTTCTCGGCCAATTTCGCGATCACGCGGTACCTCAAGGTCTAG
- a CDS encoding tyrosine-protein phosphatase — MPANEVIKVPGTYNLRDVGGYPARDGVVRSGVLLRSDGLGRLDDAGRDALRALAVHTIIDLRDGFETSSMPDAIDGLDVDTISLPVFEGSGASHTENTITLEALYERIVTQHAPVVIEAIRTIAHHRDGAVLVHCTAGKDRTGVIVALALLAVGVDRELVLEDYAATEANLAGAWLEGMIAMIGEYGMADTPELRTLMGGSPAAALASTIDLIERDHGSVRQYLLASGLTLDELADLETVLVER; from the coding sequence ATGCCGGCGAACGAGGTCATCAAGGTCCCCGGGACCTACAACCTGCGCGACGTCGGCGGCTATCCCGCCCGCGACGGGGTCGTGCGGTCGGGAGTCCTGCTGCGGTCGGATGGCCTCGGTCGTCTCGACGACGCCGGGCGAGACGCACTGCGCGCCCTCGCCGTGCACACCATCATCGACCTGCGCGACGGATTCGAGACGTCGTCGATGCCGGATGCGATCGATGGGCTCGACGTCGACACGATCTCCCTTCCGGTGTTCGAGGGCTCCGGAGCCTCCCACACCGAGAACACGATCACCCTGGAGGCGCTCTACGAGCGCATCGTGACGCAGCACGCCCCCGTCGTGATCGAGGCGATCCGCACCATCGCCCACCACCGTGACGGTGCCGTCCTCGTCCACTGCACCGCAGGCAAGGACCGCACGGGCGTCATCGTCGCCCTCGCGCTGCTGGCGGTCGGCGTCGACCGCGAGCTGGTCCTGGAGGACTACGCGGCGACCGAGGCCAACCTCGCGGGCGCATGGCTCGAGGGCATGATCGCGATGATCGGCGAGTACGGCATGGCCGATACGCCCGAACTGCGCACACTGATGGGCGGCAGCCCGGCCGCAGCGCTCGCATCGACCATCGACCTGATCGAGCGAGACCACGGGTCGGTGCGGCAGTACCTGCTCGCCTCAGGTCTGACCCTCGACGAGCTGGCCGACCTGGAGACGGTTCTCGTCGAACGCTGA
- a CDS encoding ABC transporter ATP-binding protein: protein MSTVLEFDDVTVAYPRQHDAPLILVSGCDITVRPGRLHCVAGRSGSGKTSVLRVAAGLVAPTEGRVRWDGVDLAELDDDAVTRLRRDRVGFLDQAGSLIGGMSVLENVLVPAVPARRVRELGDRALGLLEMVGIADRASARPDELSGGERQRAALARALLLSPQLLIVDEPTAGLDRTSADDIIDLLVAQRDADVAVLVASHDPHLIDAADARMHLA, encoded by the coding sequence ATGAGCACAGTCCTCGAGTTCGACGACGTCACAGTCGCCTACCCTCGGCAACACGACGCGCCCCTGATCCTGGTGTCCGGGTGCGACATCACCGTGCGCCCCGGACGTCTGCACTGCGTGGCCGGACGGAGCGGGTCCGGCAAGACCAGCGTGCTCAGGGTTGCGGCCGGACTCGTCGCACCGACCGAGGGCCGGGTGCGCTGGGACGGCGTCGACCTGGCTGAACTCGACGACGACGCCGTCACCAGATTGCGTCGCGACAGGGTCGGCTTCCTCGACCAGGCAGGCTCGTTGATCGGGGGAATGAGCGTTCTCGAGAATGTTCTGGTGCCTGCAGTTCCCGCCCGACGTGTGCGCGAACTGGGAGACCGGGCGCTGGGCCTGCTCGAGATGGTGGGCATAGCCGATCGCGCGTCGGCACGCCCGGACGAGCTCTCGGGCGGCGAACGCCAGCGCGCCGCCCTCGCCAGAGCCCTGCTGCTCTCGCCGCAGCTGCTGATCGTCGACGAGCCGACAGCAGGCCTCGACCGCACCAGTGCCGACGACATCATCGATCTGCTCGTCGCGCAGCGTGACGCCGACGTGGCCGTGCTCGTCGCTTCCCACGACCCGCACCTGATCGACGCGGCTGACGCCCGCATGCATCTGGCATGA
- a CDS encoding ABC transporter permease gives MTSTKAADDDLLSPNTLIGDSERMPIAELERIRAIDGVDVAAPISQLVVPSIDSTRLDFAAPVDESKTTLDPQQYRLRVQYLTDDGLGERLALSKIYRLTLDTSNAPREIPVDRSAYDDQGCTTEIDGISVDCSYVYPATEMRYTAMIQDESPTDALVDMGAGSSVSSTVIDGKVVFQLPGVALPPTRITLVDPVAEQELLGDGGAFLDPLVSVGAGSQHEIDELAEWSAQRPEDEFSGIIDKALEQQQASIAGWRSSGEYQEYVSKKKELGQEPRPPEEIFPPARYVPVLVAPVKDVPLSLRVDVEGMGPGELPDVASAYWVDPSLDDAGVAGVPLGTIRADVRSLLDPFSTHALVLPWLGESDAVPVPGEQGYAGAYLGQAARSTMTAPTKKNGVRTLEPTGYLGTSMEIYWGGDPSYWIQKGPGTTPGAQSTYATVAAEQLQQTGDSGGTFMLPIADFDADAIALPDDPLSYVPLGAYDPAKTSLVADATGGEIDPVDLLPAAGGLGLVGARTSAIADIGALSESLNDRDVDAVRVRVSGVERYDRDGVAKVGAVADEIEKLGLAATIVAGSSPQTVKLAVDGYAFGTTDADGEQSVGPLGTVEQHWSALGAAARLGTSVSAATLSLLATVIAATLALFAVASLSSARTRRSEAATLRAVGWPRRRIVRWRLAEQWPVLAALLLAGGVAVLLAADDALVLSTTASVLMAVVVIAVIRAVAGSSGERMRLATPDELLRERPQERPEVRWTNAPAHDEYDGYGLPDESMPDEPIVPAARRPRRRMRLGAESLAGFGLRLVRGDAGVALGNAAAVLIVIATTACFVLSLGLGRTGAGASLVGAFGSAQVLAPQLALGLVGVGAGVLLTILLRRQALQGRARSRAVLRELGWVGSDIRRAERSEVLVVGLPAALLGCYVLWFVLDTAGLAGIDTAVSAALIAGLAVVALLILATRKAATAP, from the coding sequence GTGACGTCGACGAAGGCCGCCGACGACGACCTGCTGTCGCCGAACACGCTGATCGGCGACAGTGAACGGATGCCGATCGCCGAGCTGGAGCGCATCCGCGCGATCGACGGTGTCGACGTGGCGGCGCCGATCTCGCAGCTCGTCGTGCCCTCCATCGACTCGACCAGGCTCGACTTCGCCGCGCCCGTCGACGAATCGAAGACCACGCTCGATCCGCAGCAGTACAGGCTGCGCGTGCAGTACCTGACCGATGACGGCCTCGGCGAGCGGCTGGCCCTGTCGAAGATCTACAGGCTCACTCTCGACACCTCGAACGCGCCGCGCGAGATCCCCGTCGATCGCAGCGCCTACGACGATCAGGGCTGCACGACGGAGATCGACGGCATCAGCGTCGACTGCAGTTACGTGTACCCGGCGACGGAGATGCGCTACACGGCGATGATCCAGGACGAATCGCCGACCGATGCGCTCGTCGACATGGGAGCAGGCTCGAGCGTCTCCAGCACGGTCATCGACGGAAAGGTCGTGTTCCAGCTTCCGGGCGTCGCCCTCCCACCGACCAGGATCACGCTCGTCGATCCCGTTGCCGAGCAGGAACTCCTCGGCGATGGGGGCGCCTTCCTGGACCCGCTCGTGAGCGTCGGAGCGGGATCGCAGCACGAGATCGATGAACTGGCCGAATGGAGTGCCCAGCGGCCGGAGGACGAGTTCTCCGGCATCATCGACAAGGCCCTCGAGCAACAGCAGGCGAGTATCGCGGGCTGGAGGTCCAGCGGCGAGTACCAGGAGTACGTGTCGAAGAAGAAGGAGCTCGGGCAGGAACCGCGCCCGCCCGAGGAGATCTTCCCTCCGGCGCGGTACGTCCCGGTTCTGGTCGCGCCCGTGAAGGACGTGCCGCTCTCGTTGCGCGTCGATGTCGAGGGGATGGGACCTGGAGAGCTGCCCGACGTGGCGTCGGCGTACTGGGTGGATCCGAGCCTCGACGACGCCGGAGTCGCCGGCGTGCCGCTCGGCACCATCAGGGCCGACGTGCGGTCGCTGCTCGATCCGTTCTCCACCCACGCGCTGGTGCTTCCGTGGCTGGGGGAGTCGGATGCCGTTCCGGTCCCCGGCGAGCAGGGCTACGCCGGCGCGTACCTCGGACAGGCCGCACGCTCGACGATGACGGCACCGACGAAGAAGAACGGCGTTCGCACCCTGGAACCGACGGGATATCTCGGCACCTCGATGGAGATCTACTGGGGCGGAGACCCGAGCTACTGGATCCAGAAGGGCCCCGGGACCACGCCGGGAGCCCAGTCCACCTACGCCACCGTCGCGGCAGAGCAACTGCAGCAGACCGGCGACAGCGGCGGGACGTTCATGCTGCCCATCGCGGACTTCGACGCCGACGCCATCGCGCTGCCGGACGACCCGCTCTCCTACGTGCCGCTCGGCGCCTACGACCCGGCGAAGACCTCGCTCGTCGCGGATGCGACGGGTGGGGAGATCGACCCCGTCGACCTGCTCCCTGCTGCCGGAGGTCTCGGTCTCGTCGGTGCGCGCACCTCCGCCATCGCCGACATCGGCGCACTCTCCGAATCGCTGAACGACCGAGACGTCGACGCAGTACGCGTTCGCGTGAGCGGGGTCGAGCGCTACGACCGCGACGGCGTCGCGAAGGTCGGCGCCGTCGCCGACGAGATCGAGAAGCTCGGCCTCGCCGCCACCATCGTCGCGGGCTCCAGTCCGCAGACGGTGAAGCTGGCCGTCGACGGCTACGCCTTCGGTACGACGGATGCCGACGGAGAGCAGAGCGTCGGCCCGCTCGGAACAGTCGAGCAGCACTGGTCGGCCCTGGGCGCCGCCGCTCGCCTCGGAACGAGCGTCTCGGCCGCCACCCTCTCCCTCCTGGCCACGGTGATCGCCGCGACCCTGGCCCTGTTCGCCGTGGCCTCGCTCTCGTCGGCGCGGACGCGCCGGTCGGAGGCCGCCACTCTGCGCGCCGTCGGATGGCCTCGCCGACGCATCGTGCGCTGGCGTCTCGCCGAGCAGTGGCCGGTCCTCGCCGCACTCCTGCTCGCCGGCGGTGTCGCCGTGCTGCTGGCCGCCGACGACGCCCTCGTGCTCTCGACGACCGCATCCGTTCTGATGGCGGTGGTGGTGATCGCCGTCATCCGCGCGGTCGCCGGATCGTCGGGAGAACGGATGCGGCTCGCCACGCCGGACGAACTGCTGCGGGAGCGCCCCCAGGAGCGGCCCGAGGTGCGCTGGACGAACGCACCGGCGCACGACGAGTACGACGGCTACGGGCTTCCCGACGAATCGATGCCGGACGAGCCGATCGTCCCCGCTGCCCGGCGTCCACGCAGACGGATGCGGCTCGGCGCGGAATCGCTCGCCGGCTTCGGCCTGCGGCTGGTGCGCGGCGATGCCGGCGTCGCCCTCGGCAATGCGGCCGCCGTGCTCATCGTCATAGCGACGACGGCCTGCTTCGTGCTCAGCCTCGGACTCGGCAGGACCGGCGCCGGAGCGAGCCTCGTCGGAGCGTTCGGCTCGGCGCAGGTGCTCGCCCCGCAACTCGCGCTGGGTCTCGTGGGGGTCGGCGCCGGGGTGCTGCTCACCATCCTCCTTCGGAGACAGGCGCTGCAGGGTCGCGCCCGATCGCGAGCCGTACTGCGAGAGCTCGGCTGGGTCGGCAGCGACATCCGCCGTGCCGAGAGGTCCGAGGTGCTCGTCGTCGGCCTCCCGGCCGCACTGCTCGGTTGCTACGTGCTCTGGTTCGTTCTCGACACGGCCGGGCTCGCGGGGATCGACACGGCGGTGTCGGCGGCCCTGATCGCCGGGCTCGCCGTCGTGGCGCTCCTGATCCTCGCCACCAGGAAGGCAGCCACAGCCCCATGA
- a CDS encoding TetR/AcrR family transcriptional regulator codes for MEESATTGLRERRMAETRRALSHATRTLTAAHGLHGFTIEQVCERVGVSRRTFFNYFDAKEQAIIGHPHEWFDGDAVEMFLAMRPPGDGVSVTLLDDLVALEMAHVAQLAQSHQELRDLLAAIETEPQLLQKMMQAGMLRNDQLSDLVARREGLDPGDPVASVAVLIVTTLMHSSAEIYFTPENTLTLDEIVAPRVAAARTLFGGSATSQR; via the coding sequence ATGGAGGAGAGTGCAACGACAGGGCTCCGTGAGCGACGGATGGCCGAGACCCGGCGTGCCCTCTCCCATGCGACTCGCACTCTGACCGCCGCACACGGCCTGCACGGCTTCACGATCGAGCAGGTCTGCGAGCGGGTGGGCGTCTCGCGTCGCACCTTCTTCAACTACTTCGACGCCAAAGAGCAGGCCATCATCGGTCACCCTCATGAATGGTTCGACGGCGACGCCGTCGAGATGTTCCTGGCCATGCGCCCGCCCGGCGACGGTGTCTCCGTCACCCTTCTCGATGACCTCGTCGCCCTCGAGATGGCCCATGTCGCGCAGCTGGCGCAATCGCATCAGGAGCTGCGCGATCTCCTCGCCGCCATCGAGACCGAGCCGCAGCTGCTGCAGAAGATGATGCAGGCGGGAATGCTGCGCAACGACCAGCTGAGCGACCTGGTCGCGCGGCGCGAGGGCCTCGACCCGGGAGACCCCGTGGCATCGGTCGCCGTGCTCATCGTCACGACTCTGATGCACTCCTCGGCCGAGATCTACTTCACGCCAGAGAACACCCTCACCCTCGACGAGATCGTCGCTCCGCGAGTCGCAGCCGCTCGAACCCTCTTCGGCGGCTCGGCCACGTCACAGCGCTGA
- the smpB gene encoding SsrA-binding protein SmpB: protein MPKERGENVVATNRKARHDYLIGETYEAGLVLTGTEVKSLRAGRASLVDGYAFIEGGEMWLDAVHIPEYSQGTWTNHPPRRKRKMLLHKAEIIKISHKTKEGGYTLVPLKIYFSDGRAKVEIAVAKGKKDYDKRQALRERQDKRESDRAISSRKHLGE from the coding sequence ATGCCGAAGGAACGCGGAGAGAACGTCGTCGCGACGAACCGCAAGGCGCGTCACGACTACCTCATCGGTGAGACCTATGAAGCCGGCCTCGTGCTCACGGGCACCGAGGTGAAGTCATTGCGTGCCGGTCGCGCCTCCCTGGTCGACGGCTACGCCTTCATCGAGGGCGGCGAGATGTGGCTCGACGCCGTGCACATCCCCGAGTACAGCCAGGGGACCTGGACCAACCACCCGCCTCGCCGCAAGCGCAAGATGCTGCTGCACAAGGCGGAGATCATCAAGATCAGCCACAAGACCAAAGAGGGCGGCTACACGCTCGTTCCGCTGAAGATCTACTTCTCGGACGGGCGTGCCAAGGTCGAGATCGCCGTGGCGAAGGGCAAGAAGGACTACGACAAGCGTCAGGCGCTCCGCGAGCGCCAGGACAAGCGCGAATCCGACCGGGCCATCTCGAGTCGCAAGCACCTGGGGGAGTAG
- a CDS encoding SIMPL domain-containing protein, translating to MTTITVAGEAEIERAAELGTVRLRVTAEGADRQEVIKRAAGIHSAVVAGIVALHEADDAVLTRWASDGVTVSSARPWNQDGRQLPFVHTAAAALTVTFADPGALSEWLGSVSMNDGVFVDGVEWSLTEHTTDEVTADAREKAVKSAVRAAATYAAALSLTGLKPVAIADPGLLDTGAPQPGFAPMAASLRMKGSEQAMDLAPRPITIGATVHVRFETV from the coding sequence ATGACGACCATCACCGTGGCCGGCGAGGCCGAGATCGAGCGTGCGGCGGAACTGGGAACCGTTCGCCTGAGGGTCACCGCCGAAGGAGCGGATCGGCAGGAGGTCATCAAGCGTGCCGCCGGCATCCACAGCGCCGTCGTCGCCGGGATCGTGGCGCTCCACGAAGCAGACGACGCAGTTCTCACACGATGGGCGAGCGACGGCGTCACGGTGTCCTCTGCGCGGCCGTGGAACCAGGACGGCCGGCAGCTGCCCTTCGTCCACACGGCCGCAGCTGCGCTGACGGTCACCTTCGCCGACCCCGGAGCTCTCTCCGAGTGGCTCGGCTCGGTCTCGATGAACGACGGGGTGTTCGTCGACGGCGTGGAGTGGTCGCTCACCGAGCACACGACCGACGAGGTCACCGCCGATGCGCGTGAGAAGGCTGTGAAGTCGGCCGTGCGCGCGGCGGCGACCTATGCCGCGGCGCTCTCCCTCACCGGGCTGAAGCCTGTCGCCATCGCCGATCCCGGGCTGCTCGACACCGGCGCTCCGCAGCCGGGATTCGCACCGATGGCAGCGTCGCTCCGCATGAAGGGGTCGGAACAGGCGATGGACCTGGCTCCCCGACCGATCACCATCGGCGCGACGGTGCACGTGCGCTTCGAGACCGTCTGA
- a CDS encoding MDR family MFS transporter produces the protein MSSPASTAVGAAPVLLTQKRIWIIFSALIAGMLLSSLDQTIVSTAMPTIVGQLGGVEHQAWITTAYLLATTIVMPIYGKFGDVLGRRNLYLIAIALFTLASVGLAFFATDFWTFVALRAVQGLGGGGLMILSQAIIADIVPANQRGKYMGPLGAIFGLSAVAGPLLGGYFVDHLTWEWAFYINIPVGIAAFAIAWFALTLPSKKAERRIDVMGVVFLSIATTCLIFFSDFGGSAQHGWEALETWAWGVGMLAAVAAFIWTEAKADDPIIPLSLFKNPIFINATAIGFTLGLGMFSAIAFVPTFLQMSSGTSAAESGLLMLPMMAGLMGTSIWSGIAISRSGRYKMYPILGTIVTGLAMLAFTTLTAATPIWLICVFLFFFGAGLGLIMQVVVLVVQNAVSPDMVGTATSTNNYFREVGAALGVAIFGAIFTNSLSSKLTDVFTQAGATPDQAGTATATLDPQALSELPDAVRDGIVNAYADSLAPVFWYLIPFIVIAFVFAVFMKQIPLSDVSGMVARGEAIGGDEAERLEAERIEAERIERAGRTASADSIAASDGELESERS, from the coding sequence ATGTCCTCCCCAGCCTCGACAGCCGTCGGCGCAGCCCCGGTTCTGCTCACGCAGAAGCGCATCTGGATCATCTTCTCGGCCCTCATCGCCGGGATGCTGCTCTCCAGTCTCGACCAGACCATCGTCTCGACGGCCATGCCGACGATCGTCGGACAGCTCGGCGGTGTCGAGCACCAGGCCTGGATCACGACGGCCTACCTGCTCGCCACGACCATCGTGATGCCGATCTACGGCAAGTTCGGCGACGTGCTCGGCCGGCGGAACCTCTACCTCATCGCGATCGCGCTCTTCACGCTCGCCTCGGTCGGACTCGCCTTCTTCGCGACCGACTTCTGGACCTTCGTGGCGCTCCGGGCCGTTCAGGGCCTCGGCGGCGGCGGACTGATGATCCTGTCGCAGGCGATCATCGCCGACATCGTGCCCGCCAACCAGCGTGGCAAGTACATGGGACCACTCGGTGCCATCTTCGGCCTCTCGGCTGTGGCCGGTCCACTGCTCGGCGGCTACTTCGTCGATCACCTCACCTGGGAGTGGGCGTTCTACATCAACATCCCCGTGGGCATCGCGGCGTTCGCCATCGCCTGGTTCGCACTGACCCTGCCGTCCAAGAAGGCCGAGCGTCGCATCGACGTCATGGGCGTCGTGTTCCTCTCGATCGCCACCACGTGCCTCATCTTCTTCAGCGACTTCGGCGGATCAGCCCAGCACGGCTGGGAGGCCCTGGAGACCTGGGCATGGGGTGTCGGCATGCTGGCCGCGGTGGCCGCGTTCATCTGGACCGAGGCGAAGGCCGACGACCCGATCATCCCGCTGTCCCTGTTCAAGAACCCGATCTTCATCAATGCGACGGCCATCGGGTTCACGCTCGGCCTCGGCATGTTCTCGGCGATCGCCTTCGTCCCCACCTTCCTGCAGATGTCGTCGGGCACCTCGGCCGCCGAGTCGGGCCTGCTCATGCTCCCGATGATGGCCGGCCTCATGGGCACGTCGATCTGGTCGGGTATCGCGATCAGCCGTTCCGGCCGCTACAAGATGTACCCGATCCTCGGAACCATCGTCACCGGACTGGCCATGCTGGCCTTCACGACGCTCACCGCGGCGACCCCCATCTGGCTGATCTGCGTGTTCCTGTTCTTCTTCGGCGCCGGGCTCGGCCTCATCATGCAGGTCGTCGTACTCGTCGTGCAGAACGCCGTGAGCCCGGACATGGTCGGAACCGCCACGAGCACGAACAACTACTTCCGGGAGGTGGGAGCAGCCCTCGGCGTCGCGATCTTCGGGGCCATCTTCACCAACTCGCTCTCCAGCAAGTTGACGGATGTCTTCACCCAGGCGGGTGCCACCCCGGATCAGGCGGGCACCGCAACGGCCACTCTGGATCCCCAGGCGCTCAGCGAGCTTCCGGACGCCGTCCGCGACGGCATCGTCAACGCCTACGCGGACTCGCTCGCCCCGGTCTTCTGGTACCTGATCCCGTTCATCGTGATCGCCTTCGTCTTCGCCGTCTTCATGAAGCAGATCCCCCTCTCGGATGTCTCCGGCATGGTCGCGCGCGGTGAGGCGATCGGCGGCGACGAGGCCGAGCGCCTCGAGGCGGAGCGGATCGAGGCCGAGCGGATCGAGCGAGCCGGCCGGACCGCATCCGCTGACAGCATCGCGGCGAGCGATGGCGAACTGGAGTCCGAGCGCAGCTGA